A region of Anopheles merus strain MAF chromosome 2R, AmerM5.1, whole genome shotgun sequence DNA encodes the following proteins:
- the LOC121589949 gene encoding uncharacterized protein LOC121589949 isoform X1, whose amino-acid sequence MYRQVSMHPDDRRLQRIFWRFQKTEVVQTFELATVTYGLAPSSFLATRTLLQLAEDEGAPYPLATEAVKKNLYVDDLISGAESIEQAIQLRDELTSLMSKGGFRFRKWCSNELSVLDGLTPDLLGTTASHEFEAAANVKTLGICWEPPNDVFRFTIAIPDVRPCTKRTVLSTIAQLYDPLGLLSPIIVQAKILLQELWANKLGWDDELPRQLCDKWEEFCEQLPMLAHFKIPRFALTPNYNYVELHCFADASEAAYGACAYLRSQSIDGTTQVTLLASKSRVAPLKPLTIPRLELCAALLAARLQQKLISAIDMAVNETHMWSDSTITLQWLAAPPRMWKTFIANRVGEIQAATNGCIWHHVPGIENPADMLSRGVSAELLLESNMWMHGPDWLMNDSSCWPSKSYGQQHFTDDELERKGNVVLTAQVVEPDPLLLRYSSFRTLVHVTAYCMRFCHIARGKEQRETINLSVDEIQNAKIVLVKMVQRQVFPDELRQLRKKQKLAGGSPLKLLHPFIDKDGVIRVGGRLGHADVPFCVKHPIVIPGYHPFTQLLLRQQHEKVMHGGITSTLSAIREEFWPLNGRRAVRSTIRACYRCNRANPVPIQQPMGQLPLSRVTANEAFVCTGVDYCGPMMLKPVHRKAAPQKAYLCIFVCMSTKAVHLELVSDLSTSGFLKALDRFIFRRNKPNHIYSDNGTNFVGAKNALHQVYQMLHDEAQNRQINNYLAEEGIEWHLIPPRAPNFGGLWEAAVKVAKKLLVRQLGVSLLSYEDLATVLIKIEGCMNSRPLTPLSNDPNDLSALTPSHFLIKGMMRPPPETDIRDVPTNRLDQYQRLQKYAQHFWQRWRTEYLHELAQQQRRNPPEQQVSIGDIVIIKDEHLPSARWPLARIVEVHPGQDGIVRVVTLKTASGVMKRPSSNICLLECSREF is encoded by the coding sequence ATGTATCGCCAGGTGAGTATGCATCCCGATGACCGACGTTTACAACGTATTTTTTGGCGCTTTCAGAAAACAGAAGTTGTGCAAACTTTTGAGTTGGCAACGGTGACGTATGGTCTGGCTCCATCGTCATTCCTAGCAACACGTACGCTACTTCAACTAGCTGAGGATGAAGGCGCTCCTTATCCTTTGGCAACTGAAGCCGTAAAGAAGAACTTGTACGTGGACGATCTGATCTCCGGCGCAGAAAGCATTGAGCAAGCAATTCAACTTCGTGACGAACTGACCAGTCTCATGAGTAAGGGAGGTTTCAGGTTCCGAAAATGGTGCTCAAACGAGTTGAGTGTGCTTGATGGGTTGACACCTGATCTGCTTGGAACAACAGCATCCCATGAATTCGAAGCAGCCGCAAATGTCAAGACGCTTGGCATATGTTGGGAACCACCAAACGATGTATTCCGTTTCACGATTGCTATCCCTGATGTACGACCCTGCACGAAACGTACAGTGCTATCTACGATTGCCCAGCTGTACGATCCGCTTGGCTTGCTATCGCCTATCATCGTGCAAGCAAAAATCCTCTTACAGGAACTTTGGGCAAACAAACTCGGTTGGGATGACGAATTGCCGCGGCAATTGTGTGACAAATGGGAAGAGTTTTGCGAACAGCTCCCCATGCTAGCTCATTTCAAGATCCCGAGATTTGCTTTGACACCCAACTATAACTATGTAGAGCTGCATTGTTTTGCAGACGCATCAGAAGCAGCTTATGGTGCGTGTGCCTACCTGAGATCGCAAAGCATCGACGGCACAACCCAAGTAACGCTGCTAGCTTCTAAATCGAGAGTGGCTCCTCTCAAACCGCTTACCATCCCTAGACTGGAACTATGCGCAGCCTTGCTAGCTGCCAGATTACAGCAGAAACTAATATCAGCCATTGACATGGCAGTAAACGAAACACATATGTGGTCCGATTCAACCATCACGCTGCAATGGCTTGCAGCACCACCTAGAATGTGGAAAACTTTCATCGCAAACCGAGTAGGAGAGATACAAGCTGCTACCAATGGATGCATTTGGCATCATGTGCCAGGGATCGAGAACCCTGCCGACATGCTATCCAGAGGTGTTTCTGCGGAATTGCTTTTGGAAAGCAACATGTGGATGCATGGACCAGATTGGCTGATGAACGATAGCTCGTGCTGGCCCAGCAAATCGTATGGACAACAGCACTTCACTGATGATGAGCTGGAAAGAAAGGGTAACGTTGTGTTAACTGCCCAAGTAGTCGAGCCCGACCCACTGCTCCTACGATACTCCTCATTCAGAACGTTGGTTCATGTAACTGCATATTGCATGCGATTTTGCCACATTGCGCGTGGTAAAGAACAACGCGAAACGATCAATCTCTCTGTGGATGAGATTCAAAATGCTAAAATCGTTTTAGTAAAGATGGTACAGCGACAAGTATTTCCCGATGAACTACGACAACTGCGTAAGAAACAAAAGCTTGCTGGTGGATCCCCACTCAAGCTACTCCATCCATTCATTGACAAGGATGGTGTCATACGTGTTGGTGGCAGACTTGGACATGCCGATGTGCCATTCTGTGTGAAGCATCCGATCGTCATTCCTGGGTATCATCCATTTACCCAATTGCTGTTGAGGCAGCAACATGAGAAAGTGATGCATGGTGGCATCACATCAACACTTTCAGCCATTCGCGAGGAGTTTTGGCCATTGAATGGCAGGAGAGCGGTTCGATCTACCATCCGAGCATGTTATCGCTGCAACCGGGCCAATCCTGTTCCAATTCAGCAACCGATGGGACAGCTACCGCTTTCTCGAGTCACTGCAAACGAAGCATTTGTCTGTACAGGTGTGGATTACTGTGGGCCGATGATGCTGAAGCCTGTTCATCGCAAAGCAGCTCCTCAAAAGGCGTACCTATGCATTTTTGTATGCATGAGCACCAAAGCAGTGCATTTAGAGCTTGTGAGTGACCTAAGTACATCAGGGTTCCTGAAGGCTTTAGACCGTTTCATCTTCCGACGAAACAAGCCGAACCATATCTATTCGGATAATGGTACAAATTTCGTCGGCGCAAAGAACGCACTTCACCAAGTCTACCAGATGCTGCATGACGAAGCTCAAAACCGTCAAATCAATAACTACCTAGCAGAAGAAGGAATTGAATGGCACCTTATTCCACCTCGTGCACCAAACTTCGGTGGGCTTTGGGAAGCCGCCGTGAAGGTGGCCAAGAAGCTTTTGGTCAGGCAGTTAGGTGTCTCGCTACTATCTTATGAGGATCTGGCAACAGTGCTGATCAAAATCGAAGGCTGCATGAATTCTCGTCCATTGACGCCGCTTTCGAATGACCCTAACGATTTGTCAGCTTTAACACCGAGTCATTTTCTCATCAAGGGAATGATGCGTCCACCTCCAGAAACTGACATACGGGATGTCCCGACCAATCGACTCGACCAGTATCAGCGGTTGCAGAAGTACGCTCAACATTTCTGGCAGCGCTGGCGTACAGAGTATCTTCATGAGCTTGCTCAGCAACAGCGACGTAATCCACCAGAACAACAAGTCTCTATCGGAGACATCGTCATTATCAAGGATGAACATCTCCCATCCGCTCGTTGGCCCTTGGCTCGGATCGTGGAAGTACACCCTGGGCAGGATGGGATTGTGCGTGTTGTTACCTTAAAAACTGCCTCTGGGGTAATGAAGAGACCGTCGTCTAATATATGTTTGTTAGAGTGTTCACGAGAATTTTGA
- the LOC121589949 gene encoding uncharacterized protein LOC121589949 isoform X2, which yields MSKQDKLRYKELKRHQYMDSINRVKEFVKTFTSEQQNQVSTRLDRLEKIWESFETVQEDIEDLEISEEGVATNARIRAEMEETYLYAKAQLRSMLPIPAVAEIVSVAANAASSSSSRVKLPLIALPEFAGNFDAWLTFHDTYVSLIHSSTDITAIEKFHYLRASLKEEAANLIQSISVTSENYDLAWSTIVKRYSNPIILRKKHIRSLISLPKMKETGAVALNRLVADFRRHVKILEQLKEPVKSFSSILIELMADKLDDETLRVWEEAHADEDPTFTDMMAFLEKRVRVLETLAIEKCSAVPKKPIKTKVSLHAATTHTNNVPVCVMCKKNGHSIASCNVFKGTNTQERMRVVSEKRLCRNCLKAGHLAHACASKYNCQQCSQRHHTLLHAHEENSSVLVGETSSSSTMALASSKKSAVNAILSTVVLVVVDAYGKEHLARALLDNGSQPNAISEHLCQLLRLPRKPASVSIAGVDSTTTNAKHIVCTEVRSRIYHYRQAMNFLVLKKVTQNIPSTSFSTAAVGVPSNYVLADPDFGTARRVDMIIGAAYFYSLLRGGQVHLPNQRNVLIDTVFGWLVAGDTPTFHESQSQTTISCHMMEATDKLQEQLERFWKVEELAITSLSPVEQHCEQYFKQTTNRDDTGRYVVRMPKHHDYAQMLGDSKAAAQKRFRLLEQRLAKDKHLKQQYDDFMREYVTLGHMFPVPVEEDSMAAVHYLPHHPVVKESSTTTKDQSCKMSCCLSSCDSASIRWR from the exons ATGTCGAAGCAGGACAAGTTGCGGTACAAGGAGCTCAAGCGGCACCAATACATGGACTCCATCAATCGTGTGAAAGAGTTCGTAAAAACGTTCACAAGTGAACAACAAAATCAAGTGTCGACGCGACTCGATCGTTTGGAAAAGATTTGGGAATCTTTTGAAACAGTGCAAGAAGACATCGAAGATTTGGAAATCTCCGAGGAAGGCGTTGCAACTAATGCGCGTATTAGAGCAGAAATGGAGGAAACGTATTTGTACGCAAAGGCGCAATTGCGTAGTATGTTGCCCATTCCGGCAGTCGCTGAAATTGTGTCTGTTGCTGCAAATGctgcttcatcttcttcttcaagAGTGAAGCTCCCATTGATCGCACTGCCAGAGTTTGCAGGAAATTTCGATGCGTGGTTAACGTTCCACGACACATACGTCTCACTCATACACTCATCGACGGACATAACGGCAATCGAAAAATTCCACTACCTTCGAGCTTCACTCAAAGAAGAAGCTGCGAATTTAATACAATCCATTTCGGTTACAAGTGAGAATTATGATTTGGCATGGAGTACGATCGTCAAACGTTATTCCAACCCAATCATTTTGCGTAAGAAGCATATTCGATCGCTCATATCGCTTCCTAAGATGAAAGAAACGGGAGCAGTGGCGCTCAACCGTTTGGTTGCCGATTTTCGACGGCATGTCAAAATCCTAGAACAATTGAAAGAACCCGTGAAATCGTTCAGTTCAATTCTCATCGAGTTGATGGCAGATAAGCTGGATGATGAAACACTCCGTGTGTGGGAAGAAGCCCATGCCGATGAAGATCCTACATTTACGGACATGATGGCGTTTTTGGAAAAACGTGTAAGAGTGTTGGAAACACTGGCAATAGAGAAGTGTAGTGCAGTTCCCAAAAAACCAATAAAGACAAAAGTATCGTTGCATGCAGCTACAACTCATACCAACAacgtaccagtgtgtgtgatGTGCAAAAAGAACGGGCACAGTATAGCGTCGTGCAATGTGTTCAAAGGCACTAATACACAAGAACGCATGAGAGTGGTGAGTGAGAAAAGGCTGTGCAGAAATTGCTTGAAAGCAGGACATTTGGCCCATGCGTGTGCGTCCAAATACAATTGCCAGCAGTGCTCTCAGCGTCACCACACACTACTTCATGCTCACGAAGAAAACAGCAGTGTATTAGTGGGTGAAACTTCTAGCTCTTCAACAATGGCGTTGGCATCGTCGAAGAAATCCGCCGTTAACGCTATACTCTCTACAGTGGTATTGGTTGTTGTCGATGCATACGGAAAAGAACACTTAGCGCGAGCATTGCTGGACAACGGATCGCAGCCGAACGCGATCAGTGAACATCTTTGTCAGCTTTTACGACTACCACGAAAGCCCGCTAGCGTTTCAATTGCTGGTGTGGACAGCACTACCACCAATGCAAAGCACATAGTATGTACAGAAGTGCGATCTCGGATCTACCACTACCGACAAGCAATGAATTTCCTTGTGTTGAAGAAAGTAACGCAGAACATTCCGTCAACGTCGTTTTCTACTGCTGCCGTCGGCGTTCCTTCGAACTACGTTCTGGCCGATCCAGATTTCGGGACCGCGCGGCGCGTGGATATGATCATCGGTGCAGCATATTTCTATTCGTTGCTGCGTGGTGGACAAGTGCATTTGCCAAACCAGCGAAACGTTCTCATCGACACGGTGTTTGGCTGGCTCGTAGCAGGAGATACACCGACCTTTCATGAATCGCAATCGCAAACAACAATTAGTTGTCACATGATGGAGGCAACCGACAAACTACAAGAACAGCTGGAGCGATTTTGGAAGGTCGAAGAGCTTGCTATAACATCATTGTCTCCTGTTGAACAACATTGCGAGCAGTACTTCAAGCAGACGACGAATCGAGATGACACCGGCAGATACGTCGTTCGCATGCCGAAACACCACGACTACGCTCAGATGCTTGGCGATTCGAAGGCTGCAGCCCAGAAGCGCTTTCGGTTGTTGGAACAGAGGCTGGCTAAAGACAAGCATCTGAAGCAGCAGTACGATGACTTCATGCGAGAATACGTGACGCTGGGTCACATGTTTCCTGTGCCGGTTGAAGAGGACAGCATGGCTGCGGTTCACTACTTGCCGCATCATCCGGTGGTGAAAGAGTCCAGCACGACGACCAAG GACCAGTCGTGCAAGATGAGCTGCTGTCTCTCGTCGTGCGATTCCGCAAGTATAAGGTGGCGGTGA